The following coding sequences lie in one Candidatus Poribacteria bacterium genomic window:
- the ppdK gene encoding pyruvate, phosphate dikinase, with product MPQPKYVYFFGGGESEGDATMRTLLGGKGANLAEMSNLGIPVPPGFTISTEVCKLYYENDKRYPVGLTEQIDENLSKLEATLGAKFGDTENPLLLSVRSGAAVSMPGMMDTILNLGLNDNAVKGLIARSENERFAYDSYRRFIQMFGNVVLGVDHDEFEHLLEEKKKSKGVTLDTELEADDLEALVHEFKIAVKQHTGDSFPDNPRQQLDMARDAVFESSGNPRAITYRRLNDISEELGRTAVNVQAMVFGNMGGTSGSGVAFTRNPSTGANQFYGEFLINAQGEDVVAGIRTPLPVAELRNILPEAYNELVNIGLRLEKHYTDMQDVEFTIQDSKLYMLQTRNGKRTGQAAVRIAVEMVEEGLIDKQTALTRVPANDLDQLLHPSVDPEANVEIIAQGLPASPGAAVGKVVFTALHAEELAAAGEKVILVRTETSPEDIGGMDAAEGILTARGGMTSHAAVVARGMGKSCVAGCSALFINEEALEFYAEGKRYTEGDYITLNGSTGDVLDGQVALIQPELSGQFGTLMEWSDEVRSLGVRTNADTPEDAKNARQFGAEGIGLCRTEHMFFGTGIDAIREMILADDTAEREAALVKLLPHQRSDFIGIFEAMAGYPVTIRTLDPPLHEFLPKNESEILELAERIGIEPQKLRERVEELHEFNPMLGHRGCRLGIVYPEITEMQARAIFEAAVDVSKRGIAVLPEIMIPLVGHINELSLQRKVVVDTAEAVFAESRTRVEYLIGTMIELPRAALTADRIAAEAEFFSYGTNDLTQTTFGMSRDDAVKFLDDYVRNGVLEYDPFQVLDQDGVGSLLQIGAEKGRATRPDLKVGICGEHGGEPSSVKFCYGLGFDYVSCSPFRVPIARLAAAQAVIEDEV from the coding sequence ATGCCACAACCAAAGTATGTTTACTTCTTTGGAGGCGGTGAGAGTGAAGGGGATGCCACAATGCGCACCCTGCTCGGTGGAAAAGGGGCGAATCTCGCAGAGATGAGCAATCTCGGCATACCTGTGCCACCCGGATTCACTATCTCCACTGAGGTTTGCAAATTATACTACGAAAATGATAAACGATACCCCGTCGGACTTACCGAACAGATTGACGAGAATCTATCAAAATTAGAAGCCACACTCGGCGCAAAATTCGGTGATACCGAAAACCCACTCCTCCTTTCTGTCCGTTCTGGTGCCGCAGTCTCAATGCCGGGTATGATGGACACGATTCTCAACCTCGGCTTGAATGACAACGCGGTTAAGGGACTTATCGCTAGATCCGAAAATGAACGTTTCGCTTACGATTCATACCGCCGCTTCATCCAGATGTTCGGAAACGTTGTCCTCGGTGTCGATCACGACGAATTTGAGCATTTACTCGAAGAAAAGAAAAAGTCAAAAGGCGTTACATTAGATACCGAATTAGAAGCCGACGATTTAGAGGCACTCGTCCATGAATTCAAAATTGCCGTCAAACAGCACACAGGAGATAGTTTCCCTGATAACCCACGTCAACAGTTAGACATGGCACGGGATGCTGTTTTTGAGTCTTCAGGCAACCCCCGTGCGATTACCTACCGCCGCCTCAATGATATTTCTGAAGAACTTGGGCGCACCGCGGTTAACGTCCAAGCAATGGTATTCGGAAATATGGGCGGAACCTCCGGATCAGGAGTCGCCTTCACCCGTAACCCATCTACTGGCGCGAACCAATTTTACGGCGAATTTCTCATTAACGCCCAGGGCGAAGACGTGGTCGCTGGCATCCGCACGCCCCTTCCCGTCGCCGAATTGAGAAACATTTTGCCCGAGGCGTATAATGAATTGGTCAATATCGGCTTGAGACTTGAGAAACACTACACGGACATGCAAGACGTGGAGTTTACTATTCAGGATAGCAAACTCTACATGCTCCAGACCCGTAACGGGAAACGCACCGGTCAGGCTGCTGTTCGCATTGCCGTTGAGATGGTCGAAGAAGGCTTGATTGATAAGCAGACTGCTTTGACGCGTGTCCCTGCCAATGACTTAGATCAGCTGTTGCATCCAAGTGTTGACCCAGAAGCTAACGTTGAGATTATCGCGCAAGGCTTGCCGGCCTCTCCAGGTGCAGCTGTTGGCAAAGTTGTCTTTACCGCACTTCACGCCGAAGAGCTCGCAGCCGCAGGAGAGAAGGTTATCCTCGTTCGTACTGAAACATCACCGGAAGATATCGGTGGCATGGATGCCGCAGAAGGTATCCTCACTGCACGTGGTGGTATGACAAGCCACGCCGCGGTTGTCGCACGAGGCATGGGAAAATCCTGTGTCGCAGGGTGTTCTGCTCTGTTTATCAATGAAGAAGCATTGGAATTTTACGCAGAGGGGAAACGCTACACTGAAGGCGATTATATCACGCTTAACGGATCTACAGGTGATGTGCTTGATGGACAGGTAGCACTGATCCAACCCGAATTGAGTGGACAATTTGGAACGCTCATGGAATGGTCAGATGAGGTCCGATCCTTAGGTGTTCGCACGAACGCGGATACACCCGAAGATGCAAAAAATGCCAGACAATTTGGTGCAGAAGGTATCGGGCTTTGCCGTACTGAGCACATGTTCTTTGGCACAGGAATTGATGCCATCCGTGAGATGATTCTCGCCGATGACACAGCAGAGCGAGAAGCAGCGTTGGTGAAACTGTTACCACATCAGCGTTCAGACTTCATCGGCATCTTTGAGGCGATGGCAGGCTATCCAGTTACCATCCGCACCCTTGATCCACCGCTCCATGAGTTCTTACCGAAAAATGAATCTGAGATCCTTGAGCTTGCAGAGCGAATCGGTATTGAACCGCAAAAACTTCGTGAGCGCGTTGAAGAATTGCATGAATTCAACCCGATGCTTGGGCATCGTGGATGTAGACTCGGTATTGTCTATCCAGAGATAACCGAAATGCAAGCGCGGGCAATCTTTGAAGCCGCTGTTGATGTCTCAAAACGTGGCATCGCAGTTTTGCCGGAGATTATGATTCCGCTCGTTGGGCATATCAACGAATTATCTTTGCAACGTAAGGTTGTTGTTGACACTGCGGAAGCCGTTTTTGCAGAGAGCAGGACTCGGGTTGAATACCTCATCGGTACAATGATTGAGCTACCCCGTGCCGCACTTACTGCTGACAGAATCGCTGCCGAAGCCGAGTTTTTCTCCTACGGCACCAACGATCTCACCCAGACAACATTCGGGATGAGCCGTGATGATGCGGTGAAATTCCTTGATGATTACGTCAGAAACGGCGTGCTTGAATACGATCCGTTCCAAGTTCTTGACCAAGATGGTGTCGGCAGTCTCTTGC